One part of the Saprospiraceae bacterium genome encodes these proteins:
- a CDS encoding M23 family metallopeptidase, which produces MQKSLKRSEKYVYNPQTLQFEKLKLTSKAYIFRITGFISAVIVTTFLFYFLTSEFFPSPREKALKKELSQVEYQMLIMKDQMFTMDKVLNNIQDRDAKVHRVLFGMDPIDKDLWEGGVGGHDPNAITQGMKYAGNSLKDTRNYIGKLERQIYLQSKSLDTLEKLTKSREEMILSIPSIKPVRIDKLNRGVAQMSGYGIRLHPVHKINKMHEGIDFAAPAGTAIQATGNGRVIKIENKSSGYGRNVLIDHGFGYQTLYAHMKEVKVRQGEKVKKGQLIGLIGSTGTSTAPHCHYEVRYHGKPVNPVHYCMDDLSPLEYQEMVNLASAANQSFD; this is translated from the coding sequence ATGCAGAAGTCTTTGAAGAGATCTGAAAAATACGTATATAATCCACAAACCCTTCAGTTTGAGAAGCTTAAGCTTACAAGCAAGGCCTATATATTTAGGATTACAGGGTTCATTTCCGCTGTAATTGTCACTACATTTCTCTTTTATTTTCTGACTTCTGAGTTTTTTCCTTCACCCCGAGAGAAAGCATTAAAAAAGGAACTGAGTCAGGTTGAATATCAAATGTTGATCATGAAAGACCAAATGTTCACCATGGATAAGGTATTGAATAACATTCAGGATCGGGATGCCAAGGTTCATCGGGTACTTTTTGGAATGGACCCAATTGATAAAGATTTATGGGAAGGAGGCGTTGGAGGTCACGATCCAAATGCCATTACACAAGGCATGAAATATGCTGGAAATTCCCTTAAAGACACCCGCAATTATATTGGTAAATTAGAACGTCAGATATATTTGCAATCAAAATCACTGGATACCTTAGAAAAACTTACTAAAAGTCGGGAGGAAATGATTTTAAGTATCCCTTCTATAAAACCTGTACGTATTGATAAACTAAATAGAGGTGTTGCCCAGATGTCCGGTTATGGTATCCGCTTACATCCGGTTCATAAGATCAATAAAATGCATGAAGGCATCGATTTTGCAGCTCCTGCAGGAACAGCGATTCAAGCTACCGGGAATGGTCGTGTTATAAAAATTGAAAATAAATCATCGGGCTACGGCAGAAATGTATTAATAGATCATGGCTTTGGATATCAAACCTTATATGCACATATGAAAGAAGTTAAAGTGCGCCAGGGTGAAAAAGTTAAAAAAGGACAATTAATAGGATTGATTGGTAGTACAGGTACTTCCACAGCTCCACATTGTCATTATGAAGTTCGCTATCATGGCAAACCCGTAAATCCAGTCCATTATTGTATGGATGACCTGAGTCCTTTGGAATATCAGGAAATGGTAAATCTCGCTTCTGCAGCAAATCAGTCATTCGATTAA
- the alaS gene encoding alanine--tRNA ligase, whose translation MESHIIRTKFLQFFQKYQHKIVPSAPIVVKDDPTLMFTNAGMNPFKDFFLGNKIAVDLRIADTQKCLRVSGKHNDLEEVGTDGYHHTMFEMLGNWSFGDYFKEEAIEMAWKLLTEEYKIPKENLYVSVFGGDEKEGLSKDLDAVHYWKKWIDEDRILFFGKKDNFWEMGDTGPCGPCSEIHVDLRTPEQKALQSGAALVNVGTPEVMEIWNLVFIQFNRKADGRLEELPAKHIDTGMGFERISMVLQNKKSSYDTDIFSPVIKFISEFTRIPYKGSYDPTAKSDLAMRVLADHIRAVSFAIADGSLPNNTGPGYVIRRILRRAVRYYYSFLNIKDPFLYRLVPILSHTMGAVFPELNSQQDLIIKVIREEEVSFLKTLEDGLRKLDQMDPTTKQLSGKLAFELYDTYGFPFDLTQLIARENQWVVDESEFHAAMALQKERSRSDAKKEYSDWNTVKEGQTQFVGYDTLDVEQTHLLRWRKLESKSQLRFQLVFEQTPFYPEGGGQVGDKGIIYFDDFPVEVLDTVKENDLILHITEVLPENLTAKVRMQVNGYRRSLIENNHSATHLLHAALRSVLGTHVQQRGSLVKDDYLRFDFSHFHKMEETELHKVEQLVNEKIRQNIAKEERRNAPIEDAKNAGAMMLFGEKYSDKVRMITFDPTYSIELCGGCHVDYTGQIGFFKITSESAVAAGIRRIEAVSALRAEEMINEQFYQIHSLKQLFKNPKNLMDAVQNVLDENKTLQKQIQDLKEKEATGLKAALLQKFVQKNGIEILIDVIAIDDSKIVKNLIYQIAQEKNQTIIAFGFLENNMPKLMCYISESLISESVNASKWTKEACQIIGGGGGGQAFFASGSGIEATKLELALNVFRDKIQGI comes from the coding sequence ATGGAGTCGCATATAATTCGAACTAAGTTTCTGCAATTTTTTCAAAAATACCAACATAAAATTGTCCCGTCTGCACCCATTGTGGTTAAAGATGATCCAACTCTCATGTTCACGAATGCAGGAATGAATCCTTTTAAAGACTTTTTCCTGGGCAATAAAATTGCCGTAGATCTTAGAATTGCAGATACCCAAAAATGTTTACGAGTAAGTGGAAAGCATAATGATCTGGAAGAAGTTGGCACAGATGGTTATCACCATACGATGTTTGAAATGCTAGGAAACTGGTCATTTGGAGACTATTTTAAAGAGGAAGCCATAGAAATGGCCTGGAAACTCCTAACCGAAGAATACAAAATTCCAAAAGAGAATCTTTACGTTTCTGTCTTTGGCGGTGACGAAAAGGAGGGCCTTTCAAAAGATTTAGATGCCGTTCATTATTGGAAAAAATGGATCGATGAAGATCGAATCCTGTTTTTTGGAAAGAAAGATAATTTTTGGGAAATGGGGGATACCGGTCCTTGTGGTCCATGTTCTGAAATCCATGTAGATCTGCGAACTCCGGAACAGAAAGCTTTGCAGTCTGGAGCAGCATTAGTCAATGTTGGGACTCCAGAGGTAATGGAAATTTGGAATTTGGTTTTTATTCAATTTAATCGAAAAGCAGATGGCCGATTAGAAGAATTGCCTGCAAAACATATTGATACCGGGATGGGTTTCGAACGAATCAGTATGGTCCTTCAAAATAAAAAATCAAGTTACGATACCGATATTTTTAGCCCGGTAATAAAATTTATCTCAGAATTTACCAGAATTCCATACAAAGGTTCTTATGATCCAACTGCAAAATCTGATTTAGCCATGAGGGTATTAGCAGATCACATTCGGGCAGTAAGTTTTGCTATTGCAGATGGATCTTTACCGAATAATACCGGTCCAGGTTATGTTATTCGTAGAATTTTAAGAAGAGCAGTTCGTTATTATTACTCCTTTCTAAATATTAAAGATCCTTTTTTATATCGATTGGTACCTATTTTATCACATACCATGGGAGCCGTTTTTCCAGAATTAAATTCACAACAAGATTTAATTATAAAGGTCATCCGGGAAGAAGAAGTTTCTTTTTTAAAAACATTGGAAGATGGACTCCGGAAATTAGATCAAATGGATCCCACAACCAAACAACTTTCCGGAAAACTTGCTTTTGAATTATACGACACCTATGGCTTTCCATTCGATTTAACGCAGTTAATTGCACGGGAGAATCAATGGGTGGTCGATGAATCAGAATTTCATGCTGCAATGGCTTTACAAAAGGAACGTTCTCGTTCAGATGCTAAAAAAGAGTATTCAGACTGGAATACAGTTAAAGAAGGTCAAACTCAGTTTGTTGGATACGATACCTTGGATGTTGAACAAACGCATTTATTAAGATGGCGAAAACTAGAGTCCAAATCACAATTGCGATTTCAATTGGTTTTTGAACAAACACCATTTTATCCTGAAGGCGGTGGACAAGTTGGCGATAAAGGAATTATTTATTTTGATGATTTTCCGGTGGAAGTATTGGATACTGTGAAGGAAAATGATTTAATCCTCCATATAACAGAAGTGTTACCAGAAAATTTGACTGCCAAAGTACGAATGCAAGTCAATGGCTATCGACGATCCTTGATAGAAAACAATCATAGTGCAACGCACCTTTTGCATGCCGCCTTGCGCAGTGTGTTAGGCACCCATGTACAACAACGGGGATCTTTGGTGAAAGATGATTATTTGCGTTTTGATTTTTCACATTTTCATAAAATGGAAGAAACTGAATTACACAAAGTGGAACAATTAGTAAATGAAAAAATTCGTCAGAATATTGCAAAAGAAGAGCGCAGAAATGCACCCATTGAAGATGCAAAAAACGCGGGTGCAATGATGTTGTTTGGAGAAAAATATAGTGACAAAGTCCGGATGATTACATTTGATCCTACTTATTCTATTGAACTCTGTGGAGGTTGTCATGTAGATTATACCGGGCAGATTGGATTTTTTAAAATCACTTCAGAATCTGCCGTTGCAGCAGGCATTCGGAGGATTGAAGCGGTATCCGCATTGCGTGCAGAAGAAATGATTAACGAACAGTTTTATCAAATTCATAGTTTAAAACAATTATTTAAAAATCCTAAAAATTTAATGGATGCGGTACAAAATGTTTTAGATGAAAACAAAACCTTACAAAAACAAATTCAAGACCTCAAAGAAAAAGAAGCTACAGGCTTAAAAGCTGCATTGTTGCAAAAATTTGTTCAAAAAAATGGTATTGAAATATTGATTGATGTGATTGCAATCGATGATAGTAAAATTGTAAAAAATCTAATCTATCAAATAGCACAAGAAAAAAATCAGACTATAATTGCCTTTGGTTTTTTGGAAAACAATATGCCGAAATTAATGTGTTATATTAGTGAATCCTTAATATCAGAAAGTGTAAATGCTTCGAAATGGACCAAGGAGGCTTGTCAGATCATTGGAGGAGGTGGCGGCGGTCAAGCATTTTTTGCAAGTGGAAGTGGAATAGAAGCAACTAAATTGGAACTTGCCTTGAATGTATTTAGAGATAAAATTCAAGGTATTTAA
- a CDS encoding Gfo/Idh/MocA family oxidoreductase: MATQKLKIALIGAGHLGKIHLKCIQQIPEFEFVGIYDILESARALAVSEFGIKAFDSYEEIIEQCDAVDIVTSTSSHYTLAAYAISKGKHCFIEKPVTNSLEEATELRKLLDANPVKIQIGHVERFNPSFAAIRPYIKEPKFIEAHRLSSFNPRGRDVSVIHDVMIHDLDLICLLAKSPVKDIKANGVSLVSPLPDICNARIEFENGLVCNVTASRISMKQMRKLRIFQEDAYISIDMLEKEAQVIRLLDDYQDNTLEIETHKGNKYISLVNPEIKSVNAILEELKSFYKCIVNDELPEVNLDEGIQALALVQAITKQIEENQ; the protein is encoded by the coding sequence TTGGCTACACAAAAGTTAAAAATTGCGCTGATCGGTGCGGGTCACCTGGGAAAAATTCATTTAAAATGTATTCAACAAATTCCGGAATTCGAGTTCGTGGGGATCTATGATATTTTGGAATCCGCCAGAGCTTTGGCCGTTTCAGAATTTGGAATTAAAGCATTTGATAGCTATGAAGAGATTATTGAACAGTGTGATGCAGTAGATATTGTAACATCTACTTCGTCTCACTATACACTCGCAGCGTATGCTATTTCAAAGGGTAAACATTGTTTTATAGAAAAGCCAGTCACGAATAGTTTAGAAGAAGCGACAGAACTCAGAAAATTACTGGATGCGAATCCTGTAAAAATACAAATCGGTCATGTCGAACGTTTTAATCCTAGTTTTGCAGCGATTCGACCCTATATTAAAGAACCTAAATTTATTGAGGCACATCGATTGTCAAGCTTTAATCCCAGAGGGAGAGATGTATCTGTAATTCATGATGTGATGATACATGATCTGGATTTAATTTGTTTATTAGCAAAAAGTCCGGTAAAGGATATTAAGGCGAATGGAGTTTCCTTGGTCAGTCCTTTGCCAGATATTTGCAATGCAAGGATAGAATTTGAAAATGGTTTAGTATGTAATGTTACTGCAAGTCGTATTTCAATGAAGCAGATGCGGAAGTTAAGAATTTTTCAAGAGGATGCTTACATCAGTATAGATATGCTTGAAAAAGAAGCACAGGTTATTAGATTATTAGATGATTATCAAGACAATACATTAGAAATTGAGACCCATAAAGGCAATAAATACATATCTTTAGTGAACCCGGAAATAAAAAGTGTGAATGCAATTTTGGAAGAATTAAAATCTTTTTACAAATGTATCGTTAATGATGAGTTACCTGAAGTTAATCTGGATGAAGGAATCCAGGCATTAGCTTTAGTGCAAGCTATAACGAAGCAAATCGAAGAAAACCAATGA
- a CDS encoding ATP-binding cassette domain-containing protein, with the protein MQIIANSIFKRFIQTWIIRDFSFQFESGKRYGIAGPNGVGKSTLLQMLAGLIPLTKGVLNYSDQGKVIDGEHWYQHISFTAPYGDVYDYMNIEELTRHHQVFKKFQDQMSVKDFINFCYLKGHEHKLIKTYSSGMKQRLKLGLSVLSESPILFLDEPQSNLDHQAKDWYQNLMQQYTKDKLVIIASNEIEDFKMVDEIISLQPKQN; encoded by the coding sequence ATGCAAATTATAGCAAATTCAATTTTTAAAAGGTTTATTCAGACCTGGATCATTCGTGATTTTAGTTTCCAATTTGAATCTGGCAAACGCTATGGTATCGCCGGACCAAATGGAGTAGGGAAGTCCACTTTATTACAAATGTTAGCCGGATTAATACCCCTAACGAAAGGAGTATTGAATTATTCTGATCAAGGGAAAGTTATAGATGGTGAGCATTGGTATCAACATATAAGTTTTACTGCACCTTATGGAGATGTTTATGATTATATGAATATAGAAGAATTGACAAGACACCATCAGGTTTTTAAAAAATTTCAAGATCAAATGAGTGTAAAAGATTTTATCAATTTTTGTTATTTGAAAGGACATGAGCATAAATTAATAAAGACTTATTCCTCTGGTATGAAACAGCGTTTAAAATTAGGTTTAAGCGTGTTGAGTGAATCCCCTATTTTGTTTTTAGATGAGCCACAAAGCAATTTAGATCATCAAGCTAAGGATTGGTATCAAAATTTAATGCAACAGTATACTAAAGACAAGCTTGTCATTATTGCGTCAAATGAAATCGAAGATTTCAAAATGGTAGATGAGATAATAAGCTTACAACCAAAGCAAAACTAA
- a CDS encoding dienelactone hydrolase family protein, with protein MKIKTISIWIYVMLLYFNSMKAQLNPVTYMDGNQKLNGLSGTPKNSSTKKPGILILPAWMGIDDHSKQSAIQLKKLGYYTFIADIYGVGNSPKNASEAGERSGYYKTHVNEYNKRIKLALNQLIKSGADPTKIIVIGYCFGGTGALNAARENLPVKGVVSFHGGLGRDTTIPVQAIKSKVLVCHGANDFFVPEEQIKEFQQEMKKSGADWQMIYYADAVHAFTDPKAGNDPTKGVAYNEKAAKRSWQLMLQFIKEVFGNG; from the coding sequence ATGAAAATAAAAACAATCAGTATTTGGATTTATGTCATGCTCCTGTATTTTAATTCCATGAAAGCGCAGTTAAATCCAGTTACTTATATGGATGGCAATCAAAAATTAAATGGCCTGTCTGGCACCCCAAAAAATAGCAGTACAAAGAAGCCCGGGATCTTAATCTTACCTGCATGGATGGGTATTGATGATCATTCAAAACAGTCGGCAATCCAATTAAAAAAATTGGGTTATTATACTTTTATTGCAGATATTTATGGTGTTGGCAATTCCCCAAAAAACGCAAGTGAAGCGGGTGAACGTTCCGGATATTATAAAACCCATGTAAATGAATACAACAAAAGGATAAAGCTTGCTTTAAATCAATTAATTAAGTCGGGTGCCGATCCAACTAAAATAATTGTTATAGGATATTGTTTTGGTGGTACGGGAGCCTTGAATGCTGCTAGAGAAAATTTACCAGTCAAAGGGGTCGTTAGCTTTCATGGAGGACTTGGAAGAGATACCACAATTCCGGTGCAAGCAATAAAATCAAAAGTTTTAGTTTGTCATGGTGCAAATGATTTTTTTGTACCTGAAGAACAAATCAAAGAATTCCAACAGGAAATGAAAAAATCAGGAGCAGATTGGCAAATGATTTATTATGCAGATGCAGTGCATGCATTTACGGATCCTAAGGCGGGAAATGATCCAACGAAAGGAGTAGCCTATAATGAAAAAGCGGCTAAAAGAAGTTGGCAGTTGATGCTACAATTTATAAAAGAAGTTTTTGGAAATGGATAG
- a CDS encoding T9SS type A sorting domain-containing protein has translation MKKLLVFTVFILIFLDSSIGQKRFWISPASVRSDFWQMFGLNEKWDTLLTQIDVFSIHVNALDGNRLDTGLLSNAIRKFKNAGVLVNFECGGLRPFSGCDTLAGERHAQLELNNLYKWYSRGGSIDIITMDSPINTMIQGGDPSGTCNWSVERTAGEIADYMKSVKKFLPNVKFAIVEPIPWYRIGNYPNYPGNNYGDLLLVLDTVFSILEDRGEKIEIFHSDSPYEYSNDFATSGWKKIKVLEDWLHSKGVRHGRIHNSSLGGASSSKLFYENTLDSYIKYKQEGGNPDEIEVWSWYPYPDKNTPETENYSFTNTCKKFFEFILSQNESRILLEPEDGFVYHGVQTSTFEAGPDPLAGYLGALNDSTIHPAVRGYFFSIPGTRGPSNAFTGLDKFLHAADSIGYIPEISLFLVSDIATDSLIAYSNQYDWIIDSIINRSKAYGKRMFVRIGGEFNGQGPNWNGGGYHPYHYPVMFRKIVDRYQSLGFRDSVAIIWCYEPDAANDFDSLTSKGVAKWYPGDKYVDWFGLDVFDADHFDQSLPDFNRTEITKKGKSERFLSMARLKSKPVYLSETSAKSIHISADATDGLNDWNQWFAKFWQFISVHTEIKGFSYINANWPVNAYPNWGDARIQNNLYITNRYKEEMKKSKYIHLKTSSSSPILDTIPLNELGLSSWKNQAGGLYENGFNNRPLNHEIAGISIANSIVPLNDFGIFDEANGKIVLLSIGMSNATQEYSVFKQLTDTFKLKNPKVIIVDGAQGGQTAAVIKDPNANFWTVINQRLSQQNLNPLQVQTVWLKEANANPTMAFPKHAQDLKADLKTIVKILKTKYPNLKLVYLSSRIYGGYANTPLNPEPYAYESGFSVKWLINDQIQGDTALAFSGRNPNAPWLSWGPYLWAKGSTARADGLTWQFTDFVTDGTHPSNSGRLKVAKMLLDFFSTDSTSIPWFLRKNSTNTFNESNAENTGLTLYQNQPNPFSCSTKIHWKTENAAHTSMNLLDYSGKIIMKLVDKYQFAGEHTNEINFENITSGIYFIKLIHGKQVAIIKLIHSY, from the coding sequence ATGAAAAAATTATTAGTCTTTACTGTATTTATACTGATTTTTTTAGACAGTTCTATTGGTCAAAAAAGATTTTGGATCTCCCCTGCTTCGGTTCGATCCGACTTTTGGCAAATGTTTGGTCTAAATGAAAAATGGGATACCCTATTAACACAAATTGATGTCTTCAGCATTCATGTGAATGCTCTTGATGGAAACAGATTAGACACAGGACTTCTGAGTAATGCCATTCGGAAATTTAAAAATGCCGGTGTGCTTGTTAATTTCGAATGTGGTGGCTTGCGACCTTTTTCCGGTTGTGATACACTTGCAGGGGAACGACATGCTCAATTAGAATTAAACAATCTTTATAAATGGTATTCTCGTGGAGGAAGTATTGATATCATCACGATGGATTCTCCGATTAACACCATGATACAAGGAGGTGATCCAAGTGGTACCTGCAATTGGAGTGTTGAACGGACGGCTGGAGAAATTGCAGATTATATGAAATCGGTTAAGAAGTTTTTACCAAATGTAAAATTTGCAATCGTAGAACCCATTCCGTGGTATCGCATAGGAAATTATCCAAATTATCCAGGCAATAATTACGGTGATCTTCTCCTGGTATTAGATACTGTGTTTTCAATTCTTGAAGATCGCGGAGAAAAAATTGAAATCTTTCATTCCGATTCTCCTTATGAATATTCAAATGATTTTGCTACCTCTGGTTGGAAAAAAATAAAGGTTTTAGAAGATTGGTTGCATTCCAAAGGAGTCAGACATGGACGGATTCATAATTCTTCATTAGGTGGTGCGAGTAGTAGTAAATTATTTTATGAAAACACACTCGATTCCTATATTAAATACAAACAAGAAGGTGGAAACCCCGACGAAATTGAAGTTTGGAGTTGGTATCCGTATCCCGATAAGAACACACCAGAAACTGAAAATTATAGCTTCACCAATACTTGTAAAAAGTTTTTTGAATTTATACTATCGCAAAATGAATCCAGAATATTATTAGAACCCGAAGATGGTTTTGTTTATCATGGCGTTCAAACCAGCACTTTTGAAGCCGGGCCAGATCCACTCGCCGGATATTTGGGTGCATTAAATGATTCTACAATTCATCCTGCAGTGCGCGGTTATTTTTTTAGTATACCTGGGACCAGGGGGCCTTCAAATGCATTCACAGGACTTGATAAATTTTTACATGCTGCAGATTCTATCGGTTATATACCGGAGATTAGTTTGTTTTTAGTAAGTGATATTGCAACGGATAGTTTGATTGCTTATTCAAATCAGTATGACTGGATTATCGATAGTATTATCAATCGTTCTAAAGCTTATGGTAAAAGAATGTTTGTGCGAATTGGAGGTGAATTTAATGGACAAGGCCCAAATTGGAATGGCGGTGGATATCATCCATATCATTATCCGGTGATGTTTCGTAAAATTGTAGATCGATATCAATCATTAGGATTTAGAGATTCTGTTGCCATTATTTGGTGTTATGAACCGGATGCTGCAAACGATTTTGATTCCTTAACTAGTAAAGGTGTAGCAAAATGGTATCCGGGAGATAAATATGTGGATTGGTTTGGTTTAGATGTATTTGATGCAGATCATTTTGATCAATCCCTACCTGATTTTAATAGAACTGAAATCACTAAAAAAGGTAAATCAGAGCGCTTTCTTTCAATGGCCAGGTTAAAATCCAAACCAGTATATTTGAGTGAAACCTCTGCAAAGTCAATTCATATCAGTGCAGACGCAACAGATGGTTTGAATGATTGGAATCAATGGTTTGCAAAATTCTGGCAATTTATAAGTGTCCATACAGAGATTAAAGGTTTCAGTTATATTAATGCAAATTGGCCGGTAAATGCATATCCTAATTGGGGCGATGCCAGAATTCAAAATAATCTTTATATCACGAACAGGTATAAGGAAGAAATGAAAAAATCAAAATATATTCATCTTAAAACAAGCTCTTCGTCCCCAATTCTTGATACCATACCTTTAAATGAACTTGGCCTGTCAAGTTGGAAAAATCAGGCAGGCGGACTCTATGAAAACGGATTCAATAATCGCCCATTAAACCATGAAATAGCAGGCATTAGCATTGCAAACAGCATTGTACCATTAAATGATTTTGGAATTTTTGATGAAGCGAATGGAAAAATTGTTTTGTTATCCATTGGTATGTCAAATGCAACTCAGGAATATTCTGTTTTTAAACAATTGACCGATACGTTTAAACTAAAAAATCCAAAAGTAATAATTGTTGATGGAGCACAAGGAGGACAAACGGCTGCAGTAATAAAAGATCCAAATGCTAACTTCTGGACTGTTATTAATCAAAGATTGTCGCAACAAAATTTAAATCCTTTACAAGTTCAAACTGTGTGGCTTAAAGAGGCAAATGCAAATCCAACGATGGCATTTCCAAAACATGCGCAAGATTTAAAAGCAGATTTAAAGACTATCGTTAAAATTTTAAAAACTAAATACCCAAATTTAAAATTGGTTTATTTGTCAAGCCGAATCTATGGTGGATATGCAAATACCCCATTAAATCCTGAACCGTATGCTTATGAATCTGGATTTTCTGTGAAATGGCTTATAAATGATCAAATCCAAGGGGATACAGCACTTGCATTTTCTGGGCGCAATCCCAATGCTCCCTGGTTATCCTGGGGACCCTATCTATGGGCAAAAGGAAGTACTGCACGAGCGGACGGCCTCACCTGGCAATTCACAGATTTTGTTACCGATGGGACACATCCTTCTAATTCTGGTAGATTAAAAGTTGCTAAAATGTTGTTGGATTTCTTTTCAACAGATAGCACTTCGATACCCTGGTTTTTAAGAAAAAACAGCACAAATACTTTTAATGAATCAAATGCAGAAAATACTGGATTGACTTTATATCAGAATCAACCAAACCCTTTTTCTTGCAGCACAAAAATCCATTGGAAAACAGAAAATGCAGCGCACACATCCATGAATTTACTGGATTATTCTGGAAAAATAATTATGAAATTAGTTGACAAATATCAATTTGCCGGTGAGCATACAAACGAAATAAATTTTGAAAATATAACTTCAGGCATTTATTTTATCAAATTAATTCATGGAAAACAAGTAGCTATTATAAAACTTATTCATTCTTATTGA
- the lpxA gene encoding acyl-ACP--UDP-N-acetylglucosamine O-acyltransferase — protein MNPMLSNIHPGAKIGNGTVIEPFSTIQEDVIIGENCWIGPYVTVMNGSRIGNNCKIFPGAVVGAVPQDLKYAGENSLLEVGDNTIIRECCTLNRGTKAAMTTKVGSNCLLMAYVHVAHDCFVGNHVILANSVNLAGHIEIDEYAIIGGMSAIHQFVKIGAHAMVGGGTLVTKDVPPYAKAAREPMSYEGINSIGLKRRGFTVDQVNKIHEIYRYLFVKYKNVSKAIKAIEVELPDSPEKDIILEFVRNSNRGIMKGYRR, from the coding sequence ATGAACCCGATGTTAAGTAATATTCACCCGGGAGCCAAAATCGGTAATGGGACAGTCATTGAACCTTTTTCAACCATTCAGGAAGATGTTATTATTGGTGAAAATTGTTGGATTGGACCCTATGTTACAGTTATGAATGGCAGCAGAATTGGAAATAATTGTAAAATATTTCCAGGTGCAGTGGTCGGTGCGGTGCCCCAAGATCTTAAATATGCTGGTGAGAATAGTTTATTGGAAGTAGGTGATAATACCATAATTCGCGAGTGTTGTACTTTAAATAGAGGGACAAAAGCAGCGATGACCACGAAAGTCGGCTCAAATTGCTTGTTGATGGCGTATGTTCATGTAGCACACGATTGTTTTGTAGGAAACCATGTCATACTTGCAAATAGCGTGAATTTGGCAGGACATATTGAAATTGATGAGTATGCTATAATCGGTGGTATGTCTGCTATTCATCAATTTGTAAAAATTGGTGCACATGCGATGGTAGGAGGAGGTACTTTAGTAACAAAAGACGTACCACCCTATGCGAAAGCAGCCAGGGAGCCTATGTCCTATGAAGGAATTAATTCTATAGGATTAAAGCGCAGAGGATTTACAGTCGATCAAGTGAATAAGATCCATGAAATCTACCGGTATCTTTTTGTAAAATATAAAAATGTAAGTAAAGCCATTAAAGCAATTGAAGTCGAATTGCCCGATTCACCGGAAAAAGATATTATCCTGGAATTTGTAAGAAATTCCAACAGAGGAATTATGAAGGGCTATAGAAGGTAA